GACGACGGTGCCACCAAAGCCATGCGCGTAATGCGTAAACACCGCCTGGCCGAGCGGATGCTAACCGAGATGATTGGCCTGCCTTGGCCCAAGGTCCACGAAGAGGCTTGTCGCTGGGAACACGTTATGAGCCAGGAGGTCGAGCGGCGACTGGTGACGATCCTGCCGCCACCGTTTGTTTCGCCCTTTGGCCTACCGATTCCCGGTCTGGTTGAGCTTGGCGTTGAACCCGTCGCCGCCAGCTCTGGCTGGGAAGTCAATTCGGTGGCGCGCCTGCTTGAGCCGCCCGCCACGGCTGGGCCGCTGGAGGTCCGGCTGGTCATGATTGGCGAAGTGCCGCAGGCTGAATCAGTGTTGCTTGAAAGCTTCGAGGCAGCTGGGTTGTCGCTGGGTTCTGCGGTTGTGATCTGGCCGGACCCAGACGGCGGGTTTGGTATTGGCCTGCCCGATGACGGTCCTTCGGTCCGGCTGACGCCTGTGGAGGGCCGCCACGTGCTGGTCAGCGATAGTTGACGAATTGCAGAGCGGCCTCGAAGTCTTGTTCCTTGACCAGCGCGATTACCGCTTGCAGGTCGTCGCGTGACTTCGAGGTGACGCGCAATTCGTCGCCCTGAATCTGGGTCTTGACTCCGCGCGGTCCTTCGTCGCGGATGGCTTTGGCGATCTTCTTGGCCAACTCGGTGCTGAGACCCTGCTTCAACCTGGCCTCGATTCGGGTTTCCTTGCCGCTGACCCGCGGTTCAGCCGCATCGAGCGCCTTGAGTGAGACGCCGCGCCTGACCAGTTTGGTTTCGAAGACATCCAGCACGGCCTTGACCCGGTCCTCAGCGTTGGCCGCCATTACGATCATGTCCTGGCCTGACCAGGCGATCGAGGCGCCGGTGTTCTTGAAGTCGTAGCGTTGGCGGATCTCTTTGGCCGCCTGGTTCAAGGCGTTGTCGACCTCCTGGTGGTCAACCTTGGAGACAATGTCAAACGAATTATCCTGAGCCATGGCCACCATTGTGGCACTTGACGGCTTCAGCCCGGGTCAGGCGTCAGGGGCCATCCTTGGCACACGAACCGGTACGGACTCGAGTCACCTAAGTCGGTTGGCCCGGCGCCATTGGCTGCGCCGGCGCCGGAGCTTGGTAGCCGGCCTGGCCCAAGCTCTGCCGTTGGGCGGCATCCTGGGCCGATTGCGGCGTGGCCGCATCACCCTGCCCAATTGGCTCAATCATGGCGGCGGTGCCATAGCAGCACAGCTCAGTCCAGGTATCGCCAATCGACGAGGCGCTGTAACGCAAGGCGATCACCGCATTGGCGTTGCGCCGGACGGCCTCTTCAACCATCCGGTTGGTCGCTTCCATCCGGGCCTGGAACAGGTTTTCAGTCATACCTTTGAGTTCTCCGCCAGCCATCGACTTGAAACCGGCTCCCATTTGGGAAAAGACGTTTCGCGACCGGACGGTGACCCCCATCACCTCACCTAACACTGCGGTTACCCGGTAGCCGGGGATGTCGTTCATCGTGACGATCAGCATGGCTGCTCCTCGAATGGTCTTAGTTGGTCTTGTGGCCTTTGGGGCAGCGAAAACTGATTTCCCTCAGGGTTGATCTCATTGTAAAGTTGCCTGGCGTCCGCGACACTGACATCAGTGAGGTGGATGTCCGGCGGGTTGCCCGAGAGGCCAATGGGATCTGACTGTAAATCAGACGCGGAATCGCTTCGGGAGTTCGAATCTCTCACCCGCCACCAGGGCAAACATGCCCAAGACCTGCATCTTCACTTCTAGGCCCCGTTTCGGGGCGTGGTCGCTAGTGTACTCGGTTAGACTTGATTTGACGCTGCATCTTGCATGTATGTTGCACGCATCTTGCACGCCGGGAAGGGGCTTCGATGGGCAAACGTACTTGGGGGCGGGTCAGGAAGCTGCCATCAGGGAAGTGGCAAGCCGGATTCGCCCTACCTAAGGGGTACACATACAGCCTGGAAGACGGTAAAACCTACCAAGTCCCGCCTGGCAGGGTCTACCACGGACCAATGACCTATGACACCAAGGACGCTGCGGATGCGTGGCTGTCCAAGACGCGGACCGCCCTTGGCGACAGCACCTGGATCCCACCAGACGCGCCCAAGACCGAGCCGGCAAGGGTTTGGACGTTCGCCGAGTGGGCAGGCGAGGTAATGAAGGCAAAGCGCGCGAAGCTCAAACCCAAGACCTTGGCAGATTATGAGCGCTGGCTGGACAAGTACCTAATGCCGGCTTTCGGAGGTGTGCCCTTGGGGCAGATAACTCCGGACATGGTGACTGAATGGCACTCTGGCTTGGCACCAGATCACCCGGAGAGGCACACCGGCGAGACCCTGCGTGCCTCGGTCTATCGGTTGCTGTCCAGCATCATGAACCAAGCGGTCAAAGCTAAACCACCGCTACTCGAAGACAACCCCTGCCAGATTGACAGTGCGGCGGATCCACCGGAGCCAGAGTTGAGGGACCTTCCAACGCCCCGTGAAATCGCCAACGCAGCGGACGCGATGCCGGAGGCGTACCGGCTCACTGTTCTATTGGCCGCCTACTGCGCGTTGCGTAGTGGTGAGGTCCGCGCGCTTCAACGACGGGACATCGACCTTCGCGGGAAACAGGCTTGGCTACGTGTGAGGCGAAACAAGGTCGGCCAGGTGGTTGGTACACCAAAGACAAGGACTGGACGCCGGACGGTGCCAATTCCAAGCGGCCTTGTGCCAGTGGTGAAGGCTCACTTGGCGGACAATGTCGAGGCCCCGGGCGATGCCTGGCTGTTTGAGGGACCACGCGGCGGGCCGCTCGCAGAAAGCACCTTCAACACGTACTGGCGCGAGGCACGCGGAAAGGCCGGGATTGGGCCCGGTGACCGTGACGATGAAGATCCCGGCGTAGACTTCCACTCCCTGCGCCGCTGGTGGGCCACCTATGCCCAGGTAGAGGCCGGCGCCACTGACCGGCAAGTCATGGAACAGCTCGGGCAGACCAGTCTTGCTGTGGTGAAGCGGTACGTGAGAGACGTTGAGGCGAAGCGGCACGAGATTTCGGAGGCTGTCGCCGGCCTGCTCGAAGACGCAGCGCCGGACCGAGAGACCTCGGTCTAGGTGGTTCGAGCGCCGGCAGGCAGTGAAAATACCCAGGCTGGTACAAGACTGTAGACATCGGCCAATGGCCCGCCCGTGACCCCGTTCAATCACGCCGCGCCCAGGGTTGGGGCGGGGCCGGGCTTTGCATATGCCGTGCGTAACCTGGGCCGGTCTGACCGAGTGGCGTAGCGGACCCGTGCCACCCACCGGGCAATTGGACGTTTTTGTCTGAGGTCTACAGTTCGGAGGCCCCTTAGAATTGGGCATCTGCGGCTTCAGGGCATTGCCGACACGCTGGACGGCAATAGATAGGAGCGGACGATACCGTCCAATGGTAGTCTCAATGTAATCGCCTTGAAGGGCGCTTCCAAGACCGCAGACCGAGGAAGACGAAGGTCTGCGATGCCAAAAAACGGCAGCTTGCCTACCTACCTATCAGTGGATCAGTTCGCCTATGAGACTGACACATGCACTAAAACAGTGCGCCGGCAAATACGAAAAGGCACCATTCCGGCCAAACGTTTCGGTGATCGAATTCTAATCCCCCGGTCTGCCCTCGATAACCTGCCTGATGTTCCCAATGCGGGCACCTATTCAAGGCGGGTGGCATGACTAATGGGCGAAAAGAAAGTGGCCGCCCTTTCGGACGGCCACAATCATAACCACGTAGTCGGAAAGTCGGAACCCAACCAGACCAAAACAATTCTACCCGACGGTGCAGACATTGGCGAGGAATTCCTGGCTAGTGTCCGTGCAAACGGTGATGCAATAGCCGCGAAGGAACGCAAGAGAGCGTCGATAACCCTGGACCAGATGCAACGGGATATGTACCCGCTGCGGGCACCAAAACCGACGTTGACGCGGGCACAAAGATGGCTTGAAGACGTTGGAAAACTGCCCCCCGAATCGGTGCGCCGGCAGATGGCGCTGGTCTTGGTTGAGGCGGATAGGTGGTCGGTTGAGGTGATTGGCTGCGCCTTGCAGGTTGAACCCCGAATAAGGCAGGTGGCAGCATGAGCGGCGCTGCGCCATTCCGTTTGGTGACCTGCCTCAACCGGTGCCCTTTGCGGTGGTGTGGTTGGCAGTGTTGGCAGGCATGCCACCGGGTGAATTGTCGGCATCGGCGGTGCGGGCCATGACCGGGCAACTGGGCCCGGATCCCAGGTTTGATGAACCGGCCCTGTTCGATGGCCCGGACGATCCCGGCCCGTTGGATGCTGGCGTCGAGGGTCTTGTCGAGCTGGCCAGAGACGCCGACCAAGAGTCGGACGGAACCCACCAGGCCGTGAACCTCATACATCGAACCGGGCGCGGGGCTGCCCTGCTGAACGATGTAGAGGCGTTTCTTGCCAGCTATGTCGCCTACCCCAGCGCCGCGGCCAAAGTCGCGCACACGCTTTGGATCGCTCACACCTGGCTAATGGACCGGTGGGAGTCAACGCCCCGGATCGCGTTTCTCTCACCAGAGCCGGGGTCAGGAAAGACCAGGGCGTTAGAGGTGACAGAGCCACTAGTGCCCCGTGCCGTTTTGGCTGTCAACTGCACGCCCGCCTACCTGTTCCGCAAGGTATCGGATCCGGCGGGGCCGCCAACCCTGCTATATGACGAAATAGACACGGTCTTTGGCCCCAAAGCCAAGGACAACGAGGACGTCCGCGCCATGCTGAACTCAGGGCATCGACGCGGCGCCACTGCTGGCCGGTGTGTGGTACGCGGCGTCAAAGTTGAGACTGAAGAGCTGCCCGCCTATTGTGCTGTCGCCCTGGCTGGAATCGGCAACCTGCCAGACACCATCACGGCCAGATCAATCGTGGTCAAGATGCGCAGACGTGCGCGTGGCGAGGTTATCAAACCATGGCGGCAAAGACTGACCAGCGAGCCCGCCACAAACCTGGCGGTCCGGCTTTTGGAATGGGTCGAGACAATCCCAGCGGTCATTGAGGATTGGCCAGTCATGCCGCTTGGGGTCGAGGATCGTAACGCCGACATATGGGAAGCGCTCCTAGCGGTGGCCGATTTCGCCGGAGGTGACTGGCCAGATCGTGCCCGCGCGGCGGCCGTGACTCTGGTGGCGGAATCGGGCGACGACAGGCTGACCCTTGGCGTGACCCTGTTACGGGATTTGCAGACGGTTTTCGCCGGCCGTGACAGGTTGCCAACCGAGACCATCCTTAACGGCCTCTTGGCCATAGAGGAATCACCTTGGAGTGACCTACGGGGCAAGCCGCTCGATTCCCGCAAACTGGCCGTGTTGCTGCGCCGGTTTGAGGTGAAGCCGGGTAAACACCGGGACGGCGAATCGACTTTCCGAGGCTATTTGGCGGCCGACCTCAAAGACCCTTGGTCGAGGTACCTTCCCCCGTTACCTGGAAAGACCGGAACGGACGGAACAAGTGGAACGGACCAGGTCAACAGCCCGGTATCTGTTCCACACGACGGCCGTGCTCCGGATCGGGCGCCACAAGACGCCGGTCCATGTTCCACCAACGTACCCGGAACAGTCGAACCATGTGGCACAGCCGGCGAGACCGTCACCAGCACTGTTCCAGGCGATCCGCCTGTTCCGCCATCTGGCGGTCACGGGCAGGCGAGCCCGGCGGGTCAACAATCCGGGGCATCTCTGGCCGGGCAGTGCGTCGACTGCGGTAACCCCCTAGACCGCGCCCTAATTGATGCCGGTGAGACAACGCATGCGGCTTGCATTCCGGGCAGCAACCAACTAGCGAACCAGTAAGCGGACCACGAACACTAATCAATGGAAGGACAACGTCAATGTACGATCCAAACGCAATAGAGCATGACCCGCCCCAACTAAACCGGTCGCATCTAGAAAAAATGACCCCGGAACAAATCATGGACGCCCACGAATGCGGCCAATTCCGGGATCTCATGGAAGGGGCGGAATCGGAAACGACCGTCTCAAAACCAACAGGCGGGATTACCGCTCAAACACCAGAGGCTCTATTCCAGGGTGGCGGCGACGTTGGGGCGCAAAGCGACTCGATAATGCAACAACTCACCAAAACAGACCTTGAAAGCATGACCCCGGAACAAATCAT
The DNA window shown above is from Micrococcales bacterium and carries:
- a CDS encoding YbjQ family protein → MLIVTMNDIPGYRVTAVLGEVMGVTVRSRNVFSQMGAGFKSMAGGELKGMTENLFQARMEATNRMVEEAVRRNANAVIALRYSASSIGDTWTELCCYGTAAMIEPIGQGDAATPQSAQDAAQRQSLGQAGYQAPAPAQPMAPGQPT
- a CDS encoding YajQ family cyclic di-GMP-binding protein, which gives rise to MAQDNSFDIVSKVDHQEVDNALNQAAKEIRQRYDFKNTGASIAWSGQDMIVMAANAEDRVKAVLDVFETKLVRRGVSLKALDAAEPRVSGKETRIEARLKQGLSTELAKKIAKAIRDEGPRGVKTQIQGDELRVTSKSRDDLQAVIALVKEQDFEAALQFVNYR
- a CDS encoding site-specific integrase produces the protein MTYDTKDAADAWLSKTRTALGDSTWIPPDAPKTEPARVWTFAEWAGEVMKAKRAKLKPKTLADYERWLDKYLMPAFGGVPLGQITPDMVTEWHSGLAPDHPERHTGETLRASVYRLLSSIMNQAVKAKPPLLEDNPCQIDSAADPPEPELRDLPTPREIANAADAMPEAYRLTVLLAAYCALRSGEVRALQRRDIDLRGKQAWLRVRRNKVGQVVGTPKTRTGRRTVPIPSGLVPVVKAHLADNVEAPGDAWLFEGPRGGPLAESTFNTYWREARGKAGIGPGDRDDEDPGVDFHSLRRWWATYAQVEAGATDRQVMEQLGQTSLAVVKRYVRDVEAKRHEISEAVAGLLEDAAPDRETSV
- a CDS encoding DUF3631 domain-containing protein, with protein sequence MPPGELSASAVRAMTGQLGPDPRFDEPALFDGPDDPGPLDAGVEGLVELARDADQESDGTHQAVNLIHRTGRGAALLNDVEAFLASYVAYPSAAAKVAHTLWIAHTWLMDRWESTPRIAFLSPEPGSGKTRALEVTEPLVPRAVLAVNCTPAYLFRKVSDPAGPPTLLYDEIDTVFGPKAKDNEDVRAMLNSGHRRGATAGRCVVRGVKVETEELPAYCAVALAGIGNLPDTITARSIVVKMRRRARGEVIKPWRQRLTSEPATNLAVRLLEWVETIPAVIEDWPVMPLGVEDRNADIWEALLAVADFAGGDWPDRARAAAVTLVAESGDDRLTLGVTLLRDLQTVFAGRDRLPTETILNGLLAIEESPWSDLRGKPLDSRKLAVLLRRFEVKPGKHRDGESTFRGYLAADLKDPWSRYLPPLPGKTGTDGTSGTDQVNSPVSVPHDGRAPDRAPQDAGPCSTNVPGTVEPCGTAGETVTSTVPGDPPVPPSGGHGQASPAGQQSGASLAGQCVDCGNPLDRALIDAGETTHAACIPGSNQLANQ